One genomic segment of Stenotrophomonas sp. 704A1 includes these proteins:
- a CDS encoding NAD(P)/FAD-dependent oxidoreductase, producing MPHPPSAYEHDVVIVGASFAGAACALAAAQYGLRVCVLERKADPGERLHTTGIVVKEAMEQTWLGRMPEHLVQRVANVRLYAPNLRSVLLAAPGYYFLTTDTPNLMRWLASELRANGVDLRLQQSFTDAHRRGDGWQVEGTGRCAYLVGADGARSRVAQRTGLGQVRDTLYGVEREFNGLQLPQGDALHCFVSKRYAPGYIGWVAQNPTGVQVGLALRHDPMQARVPDIDGFIAHVRDVVGIAPSLQPSSTRAGLVPCGLPDGPITGHRLVLTGDAAGIVSPLSAGGIHSSWRHGWAVGEAIARHLRGRGPDTERVARQAAPAFHGKRLLRWAMDQLQADWPLNALVHTAATRRIAEQIYFHRRGVRA from the coding sequence ATGCCTCATCCACCCTCCGCCTACGAGCACGACGTGGTCATCGTCGGCGCCAGCTTCGCCGGTGCCGCCTGCGCGCTGGCGGCCGCCCAGTACGGCCTGCGCGTCTGCGTGCTCGAACGCAAGGCCGACCCCGGCGAGCGCCTGCACACCACCGGCATCGTGGTGAAGGAGGCGATGGAGCAGACCTGGCTGGGGCGCATGCCTGAACATCTCGTGCAACGCGTCGCGAACGTGCGCCTGTATGCGCCGAACCTGCGCAGCGTGCTGCTGGCCGCCCCTGGCTATTACTTCCTCACCACCGATACGCCGAACCTGATGCGCTGGCTGGCCAGCGAACTGCGCGCGAACGGTGTCGACCTTCGCCTGCAGCAGTCGTTCACCGATGCCCATCGCAGGGGTGATGGCTGGCAGGTGGAAGGAACAGGGCGATGCGCCTATCTGGTCGGGGCCGACGGTGCGCGTTCGCGCGTGGCGCAGCGCACCGGCCTGGGCCAGGTGCGCGACACCCTTTATGGCGTCGAGCGCGAGTTCAATGGCCTGCAGTTGCCACAGGGGGATGCGCTGCACTGCTTCGTCAGCAAGCGTTATGCACCGGGCTACATCGGGTGGGTCGCGCAGAATCCTACGGGTGTGCAGGTCGGGCTCGCCCTGCGCCATGATCCGATGCAGGCGCGGGTGCCGGACATCGATGGCTTCATCGCGCATGTGCGCGACGTCGTCGGCATCGCACCGTCCTTGCAGCCGTCGTCCACCCGCGCCGGGCTGGTGCCCTGCGGCCTGCCGGATGGCCCGATCACCGGCCACCGCCTGGTCCTGACAGGGGATGCGGCCGGCATCGTCTCACCACTGTCCGCCGGAGGCATCCATTCCTCGTGGCGGCATGGCTGGGCGGTCGGCGAGGCGATTGCCCGCCATCTGCGCGGCCGAGGACCGGACACCGAACGGGTGGCGCGGCAGGCCGCCCCGGCCTTCCACGGCAAGCGCCTGCTGCGCTGGGCGATGGATCAACTGCAGGCCGATTGGCCGCTCAATGCGCTGGTGCACACGGCCGCCACGCGGCGCATCGCCGAGCAGATCTACTTCCACCGCCGCGGCGTGCGCGCGTGA